A window of the Gasterosteus aculeatus chromosome 21, fGasAcu3.hap1.1, whole genome shotgun sequence genome harbors these coding sequences:
- the LOC120811853 gene encoding receptor-type tyrosine-protein kinase FLT3 isoform X1, whose protein sequence is MYKCEFTYCLFSHHFLPVVQKDNTTLKTHARGCYHMVIWLPSYSIEPLLKVALIVPAMRGSQRHRFESHFLRLKGSRTHLSHQSVAVSPCNDTDRKKGPMRRRIDMIAVIFLLCAVELHCSDGIAAQKRTCESYLEGTYFVPVASPNATRFVIAEGCFGKTLNISLEHFSEFPVCQWIRGADTILTVNGSSSMVLPALSEKDSGKFKLSCESNEGTGTSLTVSLRVNRRPTKPKLTLSEVEDYGYSPHFRCSSEGFPKPTLQWFPTPTKQTKDTRDSMAISQTSSTNFMSEAKCCANNAEGQECSQLYDYDLDSNKVSTAILSPGQSLLIRCRSSKGQPVWENSSKMGTKISACSSKVQEICIKSDRHNGNRMSYLLIESVNMDHSGTYTCSTDDNKTNSMEIRVQAKGLVSVQLDERRIIPAERASSSCLQATVSYHHVLQQCSWEDPDGSVTKCQRDTGVTHHSIVKLCDVRKSGNYTLHLEAGGQKETKTISVCVVETPTLKFRVGSDNVYTIETATLVPANYTWMWCPPSNDSSCETDSSWTEIENDSLSDVACNATIKRSLSRPLVAGNLLKFCVTNSVGSWCNTQYPLYHPDQPKASTGSANTDDGSFTVLKVGSFILLLALAVVSMVLAYFVKKKKPRYQPQLQIMQMVGPNDNDYIYINFKEFGYDLKWEFPRENLELGQELGSGAFGTVVQATAYGINKPGVSQQVAVKMLKEKHQALEKEALMSELKMLTHIGHHANIVNLLGACTDSGPTYLIFQYCCHGDLLNYLKTNREHYHKSAADAFNKIRFSNLFHHQLQPNRSSGEVDSEVANYMPMYGSATRGQEDIALLAVNSGDADGYEDPMTYEDDPTDDLQILTFDDLLSFAFQVAKGMEFLSSKNCIHRDLAARNVLVTKGGRVKIGDFGLARDIENDSNYVVRGNVRLPVKWMAPESTFQGIYTIKSDVWAYGILLWEIFSLGVTPYPGMKVDHTFYSMIEKGFKMECPYYANDSVYSMMCKCWSLDPSNRPSFSKLVTLMCDWLTEREEKLYHNTSDQTTSDYQNAATILDISALAKQDDNRTQSANDYRGIRATEESKDAASDTEPAAADEKLVKPPDTE, encoded by the exons atgtacaaatgtgaATTTACTTATTGCTTATTTTCTCACCATTTTCTCCCCGTAGTCCAAAAAGACAATAcaactttaaaaacacacgcacGTGGTTGTTATCATATGGTAATTTGGCTCCCATCATATTCCATTGAGCCTTTGCTAAAAGTTGCATTAATAGTTCCAGCCATGCGCGGCTCACAGCGTCATCGTTTCGAGTCACACTTCCTCCGTTTAAAAGGTTCACGCACACACTTGTCACATCAAAGTGTCGCTGTCTCACCCTGTAATGACACTGACAGAAAGAAAGGACCAATGCGCAGGCGGATCGATATGATCGCGG TTATCTTCCTCCTGTGTGCTGTTGAGCTTCACTGCTCGGATGGCATCGCAGCGCAGAAGCGGACTTGTGAGTCCTACCTTGAG GGGACATATTTTGTGCCAGTTGCCTCTCCCAATGCGACTCGTTTTGTGATCGCAGAAGGATGTTTTGGTAAGACACTCAACATCTCTCTGGAGCACTTCTCTGAATTCCCCGTTTGTCAATGGATCAGAGGAGCAGACACAATACTTACCGT AAACGGGAGTAGCTCCATGGTCCTACCGGCGCTTTCTGAAAAAGATTCAGGGAAGTTTAAGCTGAGCTGTGAAAGTAACGAAGGGACCGGGACGTCTCTGACTGTGTCTCTGCGTGTAAACA GACGTCCCACAAAACCAAAGCTGACGCTGTCCGAAGTGGAAGATTACGGGTATTCCCCTCATTTTAGATGCAGCTCTGAGGGCTTCCCAAAGCCCACGCTCCAGTGGTTCCCAACCCCAAC AAAACAAACGAAAGATACAAGAGATTCAATGGCAATTAGCCAAACATCCAGTACGAATTTTATGAGTGAAGCGAAGTGCTGTGCTAACAACGCTGAAGGACAAGAGTGCTCTCAACTCTATGACTACG ACCTAGACTCTAATAAGGTCTCTACTGCCATCCTGAGCCCGGGTCAGTCTCTACTCATACGCTGCCGTAGTAGTAAAGGACAACCTGTTTGGGAGAACAGCTCAAAAATGGGCACCAAAATATCAGCGTGCTCTTCTAAAGTCCAAGAG ATTTGCATCAAGTCGGATCGCCATAATGGCAATCGTATGTCCTACCTGTTGATCGAGTCAGTTAACATGGACCACAGTGGGACATACACCTGCAGTACTgatgacaacaaaacaaactctATGGAGATCCGTGTCCAAG CCAAGGGTTTGGTCTCTGTCCAGCTGGATGAGAGACGGATCATACCGGCTGAGAGAGCGTCCTCCTCCTGTTTGCAGGCCACTGTTTCCTACCACCATGTTCTCCAGCAATGTTCCTGGGAAGATCCTGATGGAAGCGTGACTAAATGCCAGAGGGACACAGGGGTAACACACCACAG CATCGTGAAGCTATGTGATGTACGCAAGTCAGGAAACTATACATTACACTTGGAGGCTGGcggacaaaaagaaacaaagaccaTATCAGTGTGTGTTGTAG AGACACCAACGTTAAAATTCAGGGTTGGCAGTGATAATGTGTACACCATTGAGACCGCCACTCTTGTTCCAGCAAATTACACCTGGATGTGGTGTCCCCCTTCTAACGACAG CAGCTGTGAAACGGACTCTTCCTGGACGGAGATTGAAAATGACTCTCTGTCTGATGTCGCCTGTAACGCGACAATCAAGCGCTCGCTCAGCAGACCTCTGGTGGCCGGAAATCTTTTAAAGTTTTGCGTGACAAACTCTGTTGGATCCTGGTGCAACACCCAATACCCATTATACCACCCAGATCAACCCAAGGCCTCCACAG GTTCTGCAAACACTGATGACGGCAGCTTCACGGTGCTGAAAGTAGGCAGTTTTATTCTGCTCCTGGCTTTAGCAGTGGTTAGCATGGTTCTCGCCtactttgtgaaaaaaaag AAACCCCGGTACCAGCCCCAGCTCCAGATAATGCAGATGGTTGGACCCAATGACAACGATTACATCTACATAAACTTCAAGGAGTTTGGATACGACCTGAAGTGGGAGTTTCCCAGAGAGAATCTGGAACTGG GTCAGGAACTGGGCTCCGGGGCTTTCGGCACGGTGGTCCAGGCTACAGCTTACGGCATCAACAAGCCTGGAGTCTCCCAGCAGGTGGCCGTCAAGATGCTTAAAG AGAAACACCAGGCGCTGGAGAAGGAGGCGCTGATGTCAGAGCTGAAGATGCTGACTCACATCGGTCATCATGCCAACATCGTTAATCTGCTCGGCGCATGCACAGACTCCG GACCCACGTACCTGATTTTTCAGTACTGCTGTCACGGAGATCTACTGAACTACCTGAAGACCAACAGAGAGCACTACCACAAGTCTGCCGCCGACGCCTTCAACAAGATCCGCTTCAGCAACCTTTTCCACCACCAACTGCAGCCCAACAGAAGCTCTGG TGAGGTGGACTCAGAAGTGGCCAACTACATGCCCATGTATGGCTCCGCCACTAGAGGGCAGGAGGACATCGCTCTCCTCGCCGTCAACTCCGGGGACGCGGACGGCTACGAAG ACCCGATGACCTACGAAGACGACCCGACGGACGACCTGCAGATCTTGACCTTTGATGACCTGCTCAGCTTTGCCTTCCAAGTGGCCAAAGGCATGgagttcctctcctccaagAAT TGCATCCATCGAGACCTGGCAGCTCGGAACGTGTTGGTGACAAAGGGCGGGCGGGTGAAAATTGGTGACTTCGGACTGGCCAGAGACATCGAAAACGACTCCAACTACGTCGTCAGAGGAAAT GTGCGCTTGCCCGTGAAGTGGATGGCACCGGAGAGCACCTTTCAGGGGATCTACACCATTAAGAGTGACGTCTGGGCTTATGGCATTCTGCTCTGGGAAATCTTCTCACTCG GTGTCACTCCGTACCCGGGCATGAAGGTGGATCACACGTTCTATTCGATGATTGAGAAAGGATTCAAGATGGAGTGTCCATACTACGCCAACGACTCTGT GTACAGCATGATGTGCAAGTGTTGGTCTCTGGATCCCAGCAACCGGCCCTCGTTCTCCAAACTGGTTACCTTGATGTGCGATTGGCTgacggagagagaagagaag CTCTACCACAACACATCCGACCAGACGACCAGCGACTACCAGAACGCCGCGACCATTTTGGACATCTCCGCCTTGGCAAAGCAGGACGACAACAGGACGCAGTCGGCCAATGATTACCGCGGCATCCGTGCCACTGAGGAGAGCAAAGACGCGGCGTCTGACACGGAGCCCGCGGCAGCTGACGAGAAGCTTGTGAAGCCGCCCGATACAGAGTGA
- the LOC120811853 gene encoding receptor-type tyrosine-protein kinase FLT3 isoform X2, translating to MYKCEFTYCLFSHHFLPVVQKDNTTLKTHARGCYHMVIWLPSYSIEPLLKVALIVPAMRGSQRHRFESHFLRLKGSRTHLSHQSVAVSPCNDTDRKKGPMRRRIDMIAVIFLLCAVELHCSDGIAAQKRTCESYLEGTYFVPVASPNATRFVIAEGCFGKTLNISLEHFSEFPVCQWIRGADTILTVNGSSSMVLPALSEKDSGKFKLSCESNEGTGTSLTVSLRVNRRPTKPKLTLSEVEDYGYSPHFRCSSEGFPKPTLQWFPTPTKQTKDTRDSMAISQTSSTNFMSEAKCCANNAEGQECSQLYDYDLDSNKVSTAILSPGQSLLIRCRSSKGQPVWENSSKMGTKISACSSKVQEICIKSDRHNGNRMSYLLIESVNMDHSGTYTCSTDDNKTNSMEIRVQAKGLVSVQLDERRIIPAERASSSCLQATVSYHHVLQQCSWEDPDGSVTKCQRDTGVTHHSIVKLCDVRKSGNYTLHLEAGGQKETKTISVCVVETPTLKFRVGSDNVYTIETATLVPANYTWMWCPPSNDSCETDSSWTEIENDSLSDVACNATIKRSLSRPLVAGNLLKFCVTNSVGSWCNTQYPLYHPDQPKASTGSANTDDGSFTVLKVGSFILLLALAVVSMVLAYFVKKKKPRYQPQLQIMQMVGPNDNDYIYINFKEFGYDLKWEFPRENLELGQELGSGAFGTVVQATAYGINKPGVSQQVAVKMLKEKHQALEKEALMSELKMLTHIGHHANIVNLLGACTDSGPTYLIFQYCCHGDLLNYLKTNREHYHKSAADAFNKIRFSNLFHHQLQPNRSSGEVDSEVANYMPMYGSATRGQEDIALLAVNSGDADGYEDPMTYEDDPTDDLQILTFDDLLSFAFQVAKGMEFLSSKNCIHRDLAARNVLVTKGGRVKIGDFGLARDIENDSNYVVRGNVRLPVKWMAPESTFQGIYTIKSDVWAYGILLWEIFSLGVTPYPGMKVDHTFYSMIEKGFKMECPYYANDSVYSMMCKCWSLDPSNRPSFSKLVTLMCDWLTEREEKLYHNTSDQTTSDYQNAATILDISALAKQDDNRTQSANDYRGIRATEESKDAASDTEPAAADEKLVKPPDTE from the exons atgtacaaatgtgaATTTACTTATTGCTTATTTTCTCACCATTTTCTCCCCGTAGTCCAAAAAGACAATAcaactttaaaaacacacgcacGTGGTTGTTATCATATGGTAATTTGGCTCCCATCATATTCCATTGAGCCTTTGCTAAAAGTTGCATTAATAGTTCCAGCCATGCGCGGCTCACAGCGTCATCGTTTCGAGTCACACTTCCTCCGTTTAAAAGGTTCACGCACACACTTGTCACATCAAAGTGTCGCTGTCTCACCCTGTAATGACACTGACAGAAAGAAAGGACCAATGCGCAGGCGGATCGATATGATCGCGG TTATCTTCCTCCTGTGTGCTGTTGAGCTTCACTGCTCGGATGGCATCGCAGCGCAGAAGCGGACTTGTGAGTCCTACCTTGAG GGGACATATTTTGTGCCAGTTGCCTCTCCCAATGCGACTCGTTTTGTGATCGCAGAAGGATGTTTTGGTAAGACACTCAACATCTCTCTGGAGCACTTCTCTGAATTCCCCGTTTGTCAATGGATCAGAGGAGCAGACACAATACTTACCGT AAACGGGAGTAGCTCCATGGTCCTACCGGCGCTTTCTGAAAAAGATTCAGGGAAGTTTAAGCTGAGCTGTGAAAGTAACGAAGGGACCGGGACGTCTCTGACTGTGTCTCTGCGTGTAAACA GACGTCCCACAAAACCAAAGCTGACGCTGTCCGAAGTGGAAGATTACGGGTATTCCCCTCATTTTAGATGCAGCTCTGAGGGCTTCCCAAAGCCCACGCTCCAGTGGTTCCCAACCCCAAC AAAACAAACGAAAGATACAAGAGATTCAATGGCAATTAGCCAAACATCCAGTACGAATTTTATGAGTGAAGCGAAGTGCTGTGCTAACAACGCTGAAGGACAAGAGTGCTCTCAACTCTATGACTACG ACCTAGACTCTAATAAGGTCTCTACTGCCATCCTGAGCCCGGGTCAGTCTCTACTCATACGCTGCCGTAGTAGTAAAGGACAACCTGTTTGGGAGAACAGCTCAAAAATGGGCACCAAAATATCAGCGTGCTCTTCTAAAGTCCAAGAG ATTTGCATCAAGTCGGATCGCCATAATGGCAATCGTATGTCCTACCTGTTGATCGAGTCAGTTAACATGGACCACAGTGGGACATACACCTGCAGTACTgatgacaacaaaacaaactctATGGAGATCCGTGTCCAAG CCAAGGGTTTGGTCTCTGTCCAGCTGGATGAGAGACGGATCATACCGGCTGAGAGAGCGTCCTCCTCCTGTTTGCAGGCCACTGTTTCCTACCACCATGTTCTCCAGCAATGTTCCTGGGAAGATCCTGATGGAAGCGTGACTAAATGCCAGAGGGACACAGGGGTAACACACCACAG CATCGTGAAGCTATGTGATGTACGCAAGTCAGGAAACTATACATTACACTTGGAGGCTGGcggacaaaaagaaacaaagaccaTATCAGTGTGTGTTGTAG AGACACCAACGTTAAAATTCAGGGTTGGCAGTGATAATGTGTACACCATTGAGACCGCCACTCTTGTTCCAGCAAATTACACCTGGATGTGGTGTCCCCCTTCTAACGACAG CTGTGAAACGGACTCTTCCTGGACGGAGATTGAAAATGACTCTCTGTCTGATGTCGCCTGTAACGCGACAATCAAGCGCTCGCTCAGCAGACCTCTGGTGGCCGGAAATCTTTTAAAGTTTTGCGTGACAAACTCTGTTGGATCCTGGTGCAACACCCAATACCCATTATACCACCCAGATCAACCCAAGGCCTCCACAG GTTCTGCAAACACTGATGACGGCAGCTTCACGGTGCTGAAAGTAGGCAGTTTTATTCTGCTCCTGGCTTTAGCAGTGGTTAGCATGGTTCTCGCCtactttgtgaaaaaaaag AAACCCCGGTACCAGCCCCAGCTCCAGATAATGCAGATGGTTGGACCCAATGACAACGATTACATCTACATAAACTTCAAGGAGTTTGGATACGACCTGAAGTGGGAGTTTCCCAGAGAGAATCTGGAACTGG GTCAGGAACTGGGCTCCGGGGCTTTCGGCACGGTGGTCCAGGCTACAGCTTACGGCATCAACAAGCCTGGAGTCTCCCAGCAGGTGGCCGTCAAGATGCTTAAAG AGAAACACCAGGCGCTGGAGAAGGAGGCGCTGATGTCAGAGCTGAAGATGCTGACTCACATCGGTCATCATGCCAACATCGTTAATCTGCTCGGCGCATGCACAGACTCCG GACCCACGTACCTGATTTTTCAGTACTGCTGTCACGGAGATCTACTGAACTACCTGAAGACCAACAGAGAGCACTACCACAAGTCTGCCGCCGACGCCTTCAACAAGATCCGCTTCAGCAACCTTTTCCACCACCAACTGCAGCCCAACAGAAGCTCTGG TGAGGTGGACTCAGAAGTGGCCAACTACATGCCCATGTATGGCTCCGCCACTAGAGGGCAGGAGGACATCGCTCTCCTCGCCGTCAACTCCGGGGACGCGGACGGCTACGAAG ACCCGATGACCTACGAAGACGACCCGACGGACGACCTGCAGATCTTGACCTTTGATGACCTGCTCAGCTTTGCCTTCCAAGTGGCCAAAGGCATGgagttcctctcctccaagAAT TGCATCCATCGAGACCTGGCAGCTCGGAACGTGTTGGTGACAAAGGGCGGGCGGGTGAAAATTGGTGACTTCGGACTGGCCAGAGACATCGAAAACGACTCCAACTACGTCGTCAGAGGAAAT GTGCGCTTGCCCGTGAAGTGGATGGCACCGGAGAGCACCTTTCAGGGGATCTACACCATTAAGAGTGACGTCTGGGCTTATGGCATTCTGCTCTGGGAAATCTTCTCACTCG GTGTCACTCCGTACCCGGGCATGAAGGTGGATCACACGTTCTATTCGATGATTGAGAAAGGATTCAAGATGGAGTGTCCATACTACGCCAACGACTCTGT GTACAGCATGATGTGCAAGTGTTGGTCTCTGGATCCCAGCAACCGGCCCTCGTTCTCCAAACTGGTTACCTTGATGTGCGATTGGCTgacggagagagaagagaag CTCTACCACAACACATCCGACCAGACGACCAGCGACTACCAGAACGCCGCGACCATTTTGGACATCTCCGCCTTGGCAAAGCAGGACGACAACAGGACGCAGTCGGCCAATGATTACCGCGGCATCCGTGCCACTGAGGAGAGCAAAGACGCGGCGTCTGACACGGAGCCCGCGGCAGCTGACGAGAAGCTTGTGAAGCCGCCCGATACAGAGTGA